DNA from Parafrankia irregularis:
GAAGGCATCCAGAGGATAGGCACAGGGCGACGCCGTCCGCAAGCAAGTTCGCGCGTTGTTACGCGCCCGGACATCACCAGCGGACGGCATCGACGAATGAGCCCGAGCCACCTGGACGAAGGTCAATCCGACCGGAAAACCGTCGCTGACCTGGGCGAAGTGCGGTAGCCGATCACATGAGAATCCAGGTGTAGCCGCCGCTGTCGTCCGCCATGGTGACCACCGCGACGGCGACCAGATCGTCGCCTCTGACCGCGCAGTGGAAGCTCGAGCCGGCCGACAGACGCGGGTCCTCCGGGCAGGACACGATCACCGGGATCCCGGTCTGTCTTTCCACCTCCGCCGCGACGTCCTGCTGGACCCGGTCCCGGTTGAACACGGCAGTCGACGACCACACACTCCTCGTCAGCGGCTTGGCGAGGACAGCGCTCAGGAGCGTCAGCCCGACGCACAGGCCGAGGGCGGCCCAGGTCGTCCGGGGTGCGGGCCGCCGACGGAGCGCGCGGGCCAACAGATACGCCCAGGGCGCGATCAACGCCCAGGCCCAGTGCGCCGGATCCTCCCCGAGCACCCGCAGGAACCGGCGGTCGATGACCGCGACCAGCACGCCACAGCCCCAGCCGACGAGAAGTCCCAGCGATACCGCGGTGGCGATGCCGAGGCCCGGGAACATCACGCCGACGACCACGGCGGCGACCAGCCCGACGACCGGCACCGAGGCCGCCACCCAGGCGGTGGCCTCGGCTCTGGAATCACCCGACGCTCCCCCTGGTCCCGGCGCGGCCGGTCCGCGGTGCGTCCGCGCAGACGCCGGCGGCGGGGGCTGCCAGACCTGTCCGGGCCCGGTGAACCCAGACGCCGCAGGCCCTGGCATCACCGGGCCCGTTGGTTCTGGCCATGGTGCTGCGGGGCCCGGCCGAGACGGAGACGGAGACGGAGCAAAGGGCGACGCGGGCGGGTGAGGAGGCGGAGGCCACGGCCCGGGTGGAGTACCCGGGTTCTCCAGGCCATCGGACATGATGAACAACATCTCCTTCGAGGAAATCGGCCCGGTGGCCGGCACGCAACCCGGCGACGCCGCCGCGGTCAGTCATCTTCCCGCATCCGCAGCGGGCGCTTTTCACTGACCCGCACAACAGTGCGCCCGTCCGAGGCGAACGCCACCGCCAGCGCCTCGTCATGACGGCCGCCCGTACGATCACAGCCGAGCGGGTGCGGGGTAATCCGGATGGAAACATCCCACAGCTGCACCGCGGTATCCCCTGTGGAACTCGCAGGAATGTTCCCGTCCTGCGAGAAGAGCATCGCGCACACGCAGTCCTCACGACTGCGACCGTCGCCCGGCTGGTGCCACAGGGGTCCACCAGGCCGGCACGGCCCACTTCGAACACAAATCCCACAGCCGCACCGCGCCATCCCAACCGGCGCTGGCCAGAGTGCGACCATCCGGCGCGAACGCCACCGAGAACGCCTCGTCCGTGTGGCCCGTAAAGGAGCCGCTAAGCTGCCGAGTCTCGATCCCGTCCAGCACGTACCACAACCCGCAGACGGCCATCACCGCAGGCGAAAGCACCAGGCGCCCGTCCGGCGCGAAAGCCGCCGGCTCGGAACAGCTGTCGCTGGCTCGGGTAGAAACCGCTCGACATCCGAACCTCCGCCGAAACAGACCGCGATGCGGCGTACATGAACCGACATACATGAGCCTATCTGCCGATCACCCACTGATCTCTCATAAGCACATCAGCAGTCGATGCGTTCCGGCCTGGCCACGAATATCCGCCCGCCAGGCAGGCCCAGAGAAGTACCCTCAGACCCGCCGCAGCTTGTCCGGGTTGCGAACCGTGTCGATGCGGGCAATGCGTCCGTCGCTGACGACGAACGACAACACCGCGCGATGACCGTCGTCGCTGGGGAGCATCAGCCCGAGCTGGCCGTTCATCATGAATTCGACCGACAGGTGCGGGGACTCCCGGCCGAGCGCCGCCCACACCCGCGCGACCCGCTCCCGGCCGTGCAGCGGCTTGCGTAGCGCCGTCGCACGCCCGCCACCGTCCGAGGTCCAGACGACCTCCGGGTCCAGCACGGCGACGAGGCTCTCGAGGTCGCCCTCGGTGACCGCCTGCGCGAACGCCCGCACGGCGCGATCGTGCTCCGCGGGCGACGCGGCGAAACGCGGCTCTCCGTGCCCGCGCGCACAGCCCGAAGCGGAGCACGACGGTGTCGCCGTCGAAGAACTCACGTGCGTTGCGCTCAGCCGTCAGCGCGGATGTCGTCGGGCCACCACCGGCGACCGGCGCGTCCTCGTCGAGCCACCCGTCGCCGCCGTCGGCGTACACGAACGAGATCGACTCCTGCACCAGCCTGCGCGCCCCGGCGCGCCCTGGGCGGCGCGGGCGGTCGCCTCCGACGCCACGACACGCAGCCGATCGTTCTCCTCCCAGGCGGTCGGATCGGCCATGCGTTCGACGCCGGGAATGTGGGTCAGCAGGTTGACGACGACGTCCGACCTGTCGAACGCACGGCGCAGCGACGCCTCGTCGAACACGTCCGCCTCGACGGCCCGCGCCCCGATGCGCTCAAGCTGCTCCCGACCGCGGGCGGAACGGGTCAGCCCCCGGACCTGGTAGCCGGCGGTCAGCAGCTCACGGACGAGCCGCCGCCCGATGACACCCGCGGACCCGTTGATCACAATCTCGTCCATGCTGCCCTGACGACGCAGACAGCGTGATCGTGACATCCGGGGTCGGCTGGGCGGTAACCGGGCGGCGGCCGGTGCTCAGCTGGTACAGCCGTAACCGTCGCCGTCTCGGTCAAGGTCGAACGGGTCTGGCGGGGTGACGCGCAGCGGGCCACGGATGTAGTTCGGGCCGTCGCCTTTGCCGCCCGCGCAGTCGTAGTCGCCGATGCCGCTGCGTAGGCAGGTTTCCGGGTAGGACGGCTCGCACCCGGCACGCGGGTCCGGCGCGGGGGCCGCGGCCGGAGGCGGCGCGGCCTGTGGCGGCACTGCCTGTGGCGGCGCGGCAGCGGCCGTCGGCTGCTGGACGGCCGCCGCTGGCTGCTGCGGCGCGGCAGCCGGTGCAGGCTGGACCGCAGCCGCCGCGGTCGAGGTGGTCGGCGGCGACGCCGGCGACACCGACCTGTCGGAGGGCCTCCCGGCCGCCGTGCTCGCGGGCGCCTGCGGCACGAACGTCGCCGACGTGACGGCTGCCGTCGGGCTGACCGACGTGATTGTCGCCGTGAGGGTGCCACCGGCGCTCGGGGACGTCATGGAAAGCGGGCTGGGCCGCCCCAGTACCGCGGAGGCCGCGACGACCGATCCGTCGCTCTCATCCGCCTCCTCGGTCGGCATCAGGGCAGCACTCACCAGGAAGACGAGCAGGGCGACGGCCGTCACGCCCGCGGCCGTCCGGCGGTCCCGGATCCGCGCCCAGGCGAGTCCCCGCCGGGCGAACGCGATCAGGCCCACCACGAAGCCGATCAGGGCGAAGAACACCAGGAACCCGAGAAGCGTCGTCACAGCTCGACCTCACTTCCGCGGCGAGCGGGCCGGCCGCGACGGACCGGCGTGCTCATGCGAAGGACACCGCCATCGGGCGTGCCTCGTTTCCCTGCGAGAAGGCCTCGGCGCCCGCACTCCAACAGACCGCATGTCGTTGTCAATCTCTTTTTCCCCCGTACGCTCATTCAAATAAGAGCGGGTCAGGGTATCCCCCGGGCTCAGGCAGCGCCGATCCAGGGGGCGTCTGCCACCGTGGCGGGCCCGGCATCACGCCGCCAGCACCATCACCCAGGTGACCGGGGCAGATCGCTGTGAGCTCGATGGCTCGGGCGGCGGGGAACCCGGCCGGCACGTCGTGCCGTGGCCGAGCGCACCCCCGACGCCGTCGATGTATCGGAGCAGGAGCTGGCACGCCAGATCGTTGACGCCGAACAACTGCGCATGGCCACCGAGGCCGCCACGGGCTGAACCAGCCAGGGACTCGCCATGCTCAACCCATCAGGCCGTCAACGGTCAGAAGAGCACGCTGCCGGTGGGTGATTCACCGAGGCGGAAGCAGGTGTCGTTGTCGCGCAGGTAGCCGAAGGTGAACGCCTGGGCGCGCTGGCGGGACGTGCCGTGGGCGCCATCCGACGTGGCGGTTTCGCGGTCGAACCAGCCCCGGTCACGGTTGTCGCCGAGGCCGAAGAACAGCACGACGCCGGAGAGGGCATCGCCGAGGTCGAGCCGGTCGGCGTCGGCGGCCGTGCGGGCCTGGCCGCCGGCAAGGCAGTCGGCCTGGTTCTCCTCCGAGCGGGAAACCACTCCGGTGCGGCCGGAGAGGGTGGCGGCCCGGTGAGCCAGCTCGTGCATCAGCACATACATCGGGTAGGACGGGCCACCGGTGTCGTGCAGTTCGGTCATGAAGTCGACGCTGTACGCGATGGTGTCGTCGAGTGGGCAGTAGAGGGCGTTGTCGGCGAACGCGGCCGGGTCGGATTCGCCCTGCGCGCAGGCGATCGGTGGGATCTCCCCGTCGCGGTAGGAGATGTAGTGAGGTGAGGTCCACTTCTCACCCAACTCGCCTGCCCAGTAGGTGTTCACCGCGCCGGGGCAGCCCGCGGGCTCGGCGATGATCGCCTCGACGTCCTGCACCGTTTCGACGGCGCCTCCGCAGCTTCCGGCGGGCAGTGCCTGCTGGCCGGCGGAAGCCACGATGCCGTCCGAGTCGGATGTCGAGTCCAGCCCGGCGCAGCCCGTCAGCAGACCGCTCCCCAACGCGGCGGCGACAGCGCCTGCCAGAAACGTGTGTCTGATCCCCATAACGTTCACCGTAGGGATCCCGACGGTCAGAGTGCCCGGTCCGTCGGCACACAGACAAAGCGGACCAGCCAGGGCGTGCACTTGCGGGCTCAGCAGCAGCTTCGCGACTGGGCGCCATCGGATCTGACCGCGTCGGGCAGCAGCGATTGCGGCTTGGCCGGCGGCAGCCAGCCCGGCTCTTCGGAGTCGATGGGGCCGCCGCCGTCTCCCGCCTCACCCACAATGAGCCAATGCGAGAGGATCTTCGCGAGGAACTGGCACGGCGGGCAGAGGCCGACCAGCGAGTGCGGAACGCCTGGCTGGCCCTCACTTCAACCCGGCACGGCGGCCCCACCGGCCGCGACGGCGCAGCCGAGGCAGTCGAGCGTGAGGCACTCGCTGATCGGATGCGCGAGATTGACGCGAACAACACCGCTTGGCTTCGGGCAGTCATCGCCGAGCACGGCTGGCTGGGAGAGAGCCTGGTCGGGCCGGTCGGAGCGAGCGATGCCTGGCTGATCGCCCAGCACGCCGACCATGACCCCGAATTCCAGGCGGAGTGCCTGGAGCTCCTGCGAGCCGCAGCCACGGCCGGAGACGCATCCACGACGCACCTCGCCTACCTGACCGATCGGGTGCTCTGCGCGCGCGACGAGCCACAGATCTACGGGACCCAGTTCTGGCGCGGACCACAGGGCACCGACGCCCTCGGCCCTCGCCCCATCGCCGACCCGGAACATCTCGACGCCCGCCGCGCCGCGGCCGGCCTGGATCCCTTTGCCACCTACCTGGCTCACATGACGGACTGAGCCTCAGGCGAACGTTCCGCATCCGAGATGACACGTACAGCTTGTCGTCTCGCATGTCCAAAACCCCGGTGACACCACAGGGGTACCGCCGAGCAGGGGTGTGCCTGACGAAGGCTCAGCGCCCGAGGCCGATCTCGGTGGTCGTCGTAAAAGGCGGGCTGGGCCAGCCCAGCACCCCGGACGCCGCGACCGCAGATCCGTCGTAGTCGTACTCGTCCTCGGTGGGCATCAGGGAGACAGCAAACAGGAAGACGAGCAGGGAAACGACCGTCATCTCCCCGGCCGTGCGGCGGTCGCGGATCCGTTCCCAGGCGACTCCCGGCTGGACGAGCGACATCAGGGCTCAGGTGACACCGATCCAGAGGTGGCCGCTCACGGGAGACTCCGCAGCCGGGCCACCTCGTCCGAGTCGATCCGCAGGCCTGCGGTCAGAGCGCGCTCAATAATGCCCTGCGCCGCCTCGGCAGCCATTCGGAGCCGGTTCCCGGAGATGTCGCCGATCAAGGGCTTGTGGGAGTCGGGAAGCAGCTTGGTCAGATGGTCGAGGCTATAGTAGGCAATCTGTAGTGCACACCCCGCCGGCACACCCTGTTCAAGGTGGCCGACGGCGACCTCGACCGTGTTTCCAAGGATTTCGAGCAGCGCCTCGACCGCGGCGACGTTTGCCGGGAATTCGTCGGATCGCAGTAGGCGCCCGACCACCGGAACATATTCGACGGACAACATCGCCAGC
Protein-coding regions in this window:
- a CDS encoding DUF4333 domain-containing protein, with the protein product MPVVGLVAAVVVGVMFPGLGIATAVSLGLLVGWGCGVLVAVIDRRFLRVLGEDPAHWAWALIAPWAYLLARALRRRPAPRTTWAALGLCVGLTLLSAVLAKPLTRSVWSSTAVFNRDRVQQDVAAEVERQTGIPVIVSCPEDPRLSAGSSFHCAVRGDDLVAVAVVTMADDSGGYTWILM
- a CDS encoding WD40 repeat domain-containing protein, with the translated sequence MYVGSCTPHRGLFRRRFGCRAVSTRASDSCSEPAAFAPDGRLVLSPAVMAVCGLWYVLDGIETRQLSGSFTGHTDEAFSVAFAPDGRTLASAGWDGAVRLWDLCSKWAVPAWWTPVAPAGRRSQS
- a CDS encoding nuclear transport factor 2 family protein, which codes for MRAFAQAVTEGDLESLVAVLDPEVVWTSDGGGRATALRKPLHGRERVARVWAALGRESPHLSVEFMMNGQLGLMLPSDDGHRAVLSFVVSDGRIARIDTVRNPDKLRRV
- a CDS encoding SDR family oxidoreductase — its product is MDEIVINGSAGVIGRRLVRELLTAGYQVRGLTRSARGREQLERIGARAVEADVFDEASLRRAFDRSDVVVNLLTHIPGVERMADPTAWEENDRLRVVASEATARAAQGAPGRAGWCRSRSRSCTPTAATGGSTRTRRSPVVARRHPR
- a CDS encoding neutral zinc metallopeptidase, which gives rise to MGIRHTFLAGAVAAALGSGLLTGCAGLDSTSDSDGIVASAGQQALPAGSCGGAVETVQDVEAIIAEPAGCPGAVNTYWAGELGEKWTSPHYISYRDGEIPPIACAQGESDPAAFADNALYCPLDDTIAYSVDFMTELHDTGGPSYPMYVLMHELAHRAATLSGRTGVVSRSEENQADCLAGGQARTAADADRLDLGDALSGVVLFFGLGDNRDRGWFDRETATSDGAHGTSRQRAQAFTFGYLRDNDTCFRLGESPTGSVLF
- a CDS encoding DUF6624 domain-containing protein — its product is MREDLREELARRAEADQRVRNAWLALTSTRHGGPTGRDGAAEAVEREALADRMREIDANNTAWLRAVIAEHGWLGESLVGPVGASDAWLIAQHADHDPEFQAECLELLRAAATAGDASTTHLAYLTDRVLCARDEPQIYGTQFWRGPQGTDALGPRPIADPEHLDARRAAAGLDPFATYLAHMTD